A section of the Methanocaldococcus sp. FS406-22 genome encodes:
- a CDS encoding 2,3-bisphosphoglycerate-independent phosphoglycerate mutase, translated as MRKGKCVIFIIDGLGDRPNEEGLTPLKEAKTPTMDRIAKEGICGLMNAIDIGVRPGSDTAHLAILGYNPYEVYTGRGPLEAYGVGLDLKEGDIAFRCNFATVDENFVVLDRRAGRISPEEAEELEKEIDGLEIDGVKVIFKSSKGYRGVLVLRGEGLSCRVSDGDPHEEGVKVSEIKPLDDSEEAKRTAEILNKLLKVVYEKLNNHPINEERRKKGLPPANIILPRGAGVVPKIEKFYEKYKMKGACICGTGLIKGMAKMIGLDIIEVEGATGTPKTNFMGKAKALVEALKEYDFVLVNVKGADEASHDGNYELKKEVLEKIDEMLAYVFEHINKDEVYFVLTGDHSTPIEMKDHSADPVPIVIWGKSVRVDDVTEFNEFACAKGALHWIRGEHVMKILLDLTGRNEKFGA; from the coding sequence ATGAGAAAGGGAAAGTGTGTGATATTCATTATAGATGGATTGGGAGATAGGCCTAACGAGGAGGGATTAACTCCTCTAAAAGAGGCAAAAACTCCAACAATGGATAGAATTGCTAAAGAAGGGATTTGCGGTTTAATGAATGCTATAGATATTGGAGTGAGACCAGGAAGCGATACTGCTCACTTGGCTATTTTAGGCTACAACCCTTACGAGGTTTATACTGGTAGAGGACCTTTAGAAGCTTATGGTGTTGGCTTAGATTTGAAAGAGGGAGATATAGCGTTTAGATGTAACTTTGCCACTGTTGATGAAAACTTTGTTGTTTTAGATAGGAGAGCTGGAAGAATAAGCCCAGAAGAAGCTGAGGAGTTGGAGAAAGAGATTGACGGCTTGGAGATTGATGGAGTTAAGGTTATCTTTAAATCTTCAAAGGGATATAGAGGAGTTTTAGTTTTGAGAGGAGAAGGGCTATCATGTAGAGTTAGCGATGGAGACCCACATGAAGAGGGGGTTAAAGTTAGTGAGATAAAACCTTTAGATGATTCAGAAGAAGCAAAAAGAACTGCTGAGATTTTAAATAAATTATTAAAAGTAGTCTATGAGAAATTAAACAACCACCCAATAAATGAGGAGAGGAGGAAAAAAGGTCTACCTCCAGCTAATATAATATTGCCAAGAGGTGCTGGAGTAGTTCCAAAGATAGAGAAGTTTTATGAAAAGTATAAGATGAAAGGGGCTTGTATCTGCGGAACTGGGTTAATAAAGGGAATGGCTAAGATGATTGGTTTAGATATTATAGAGGTTGAAGGGGCTACTGGAACACCAAAAACAAACTTCATGGGTAAGGCAAAGGCTTTAGTCGAAGCTTTAAAGGAATATGATTTTGTCTTAGTGAATGTTAAAGGTGCTGATGAGGCAAGCCATGATGGTAACTATGAGCTCAAAAAAGAGGTTTTGGAGAAGATAGATGAAATGCTTGCCTATGTGTTTGAGCATATAAATAAAGATGAGGTTTATTTTGTTTTGACTGGAGACCACTCAACACCAATAGAGATGAAAGACCACTCAGCAGACCCAGTTCCAATAGTTATCTGGGGAAAGAGTGTCAGAGTTGATGACGTTACAGAGTTTAATGAATTTGCATGTGCTAAAGGGGCTTTGCATTGGATTAGAGGAGAGCATGTAATGAAAATATTATTGGATTTAACTGGAAGAAATGAGAAGTTTGGTGCTTAA
- a CDS encoding glycoside hydrolase family 57 protein, which produces MLITFNFEVHQPHRLNKEINQNGASLWEKYVDTKLNKEVFNKVANKCYIPTNELILELIDEYDFKVNYSITGVFIEQALEFNDYVLDLFKDLVKTGNVELIGETYHHSLTSLFETEEEFIEDIELHRKMYKEIFGFKAKVFRNTELIYNNRIAKIAKDLGFKAIFTEGIEKILGWRSPNYLYQSPDGMKIMLRNYRLSDDIGFRFSARDWDQYPLMADKYAMWLASTPGEVINIYMDYETFGEHHWEETGIFEFLRYLPIEIAKHEHLEVVNVSEVVDRLEPRGEIYVHEFATISWADTERDVSAWLGNKMQRISFEKLKDIGKFIKENAEKLKKVNKFDEIYKMYKVLQTSDNFYYQSIKGLSDMSVHNYFSHFDTPFDAYASYLNILYDFEYYIKKELSKADVDKNDKWKDKQKQYEKNDETKKESLIKTNIIVANDDSSKTESIYSQNEEDKKDKEYNTFGGFIIA; this is translated from the coding sequence ATGCTAATAACGTTTAATTTTGAAGTGCATCAACCACATAGACTAAATAAGGAGATAAACCAAAATGGAGCCTCTCTTTGGGAGAAGTATGTAGACACAAAATTAAATAAAGAGGTTTTTAATAAAGTGGCTAATAAATGCTACATTCCTACGAATGAATTGATATTAGAGCTTATCGATGAATATGATTTTAAAGTTAATTACTCAATTACTGGGGTTTTTATAGAGCAGGCATTGGAGTTTAATGATTACGTGTTAGATTTATTCAAAGATTTGGTAAAAACTGGAAATGTTGAGTTGATTGGTGAGACGTATCATCACTCATTAACAAGTCTATTTGAAACTGAAGAGGAATTTATTGAGGATATTGAGTTGCATAGGAAGATGTATAAAGAAATATTTGGCTTTAAAGCTAAGGTGTTTAGAAATACTGAGCTAATATACAACAACAGAATAGCAAAGATAGCAAAAGATTTAGGATTTAAGGCGATATTTACAGAAGGTATTGAGAAAATTTTAGGTTGGAGGTCTCCAAACTACCTCTACCAATCTCCAGATGGTATGAAAATTATGCTAAGAAATTATAGATTGAGTGACGATATTGGTTTTAGATTTTCAGCGAGAGATTGGGACCAGTATCCATTGATGGCTGATAAATATGCTATGTGGTTAGCTTCAACCCCTGGAGAGGTTATAAACATCTATATGGATTATGAGACATTTGGAGAGCATCATTGGGAAGAAACTGGAATATTTGAATTTTTAAGATATCTTCCTATAGAGATAGCCAAGCATGAGCATTTGGAGGTTGTTAATGTCAGTGAGGTTGTTGATAGATTAGAGCCAAGAGGAGAGATTTATGTGCATGAATTTGCCACAATCTCGTGGGCTGATACTGAAAGAGATGTAAGTGCATGGCTGGGAAATAAGATGCAAAGAATATCATTTGAAAAGTTAAAAGATATTGGAAAATTCATAAAAGAAAACGCAGAGAAACTAAAAAAAGTTAATAAATTTGATGAAATATATAAGATGTACAAAGTTTTACAAACAAGTGATAATTTCTATTATCAATCCATTAAGGGGCTCAGTGATATGAGTGTCCATAACTACTTCAGCCACTTTGACACGCCTTTTGATGCGTATGCGAGCTATCTAAACATCTTATATGATTTTGAATACTATATAAAGAAAGAGTTGAGTAAAGCAGATGTTGATAAAAATGATAAATGGAAGGACAAACAAAAGCAATATGAAAAGAATGATGAGACAAAAAAGGAAAGTTTAATAAAGACAAATATCATAGTTGCAAACGACGATAGCAGTAAAACAGAAAGTATTTATAGTCAAAATGAAGAGGATAAAAAGGATAAAGAATATAATACTTTTGGAGGATTTATAATTGCATGA
- a CDS encoding glycoside hydrolase family 15 protein: MGGIVGNNSLLAKIGDYGEIEYLFYPQVGYETHFFDSALAVYDKKVKWHWDEDWDISQKYIEETNIFKTILEDDKIILTIKDFVPISHNVLIRRVYIKNKLDKKLNFKLFFYENLRIGENPITNTVKFLEDGCIVKYNGKYIFCIGSDKKIDSFQCGNRYSKTSAYIDIENGILKEHKESSGLLTDSAISWNIKIDEKRSLAFNIYILPQRFDGDFSIITEQLRIIMNNSENIKNLSMNYWKNIIGDIKRFIHPELRQNREIYSITKRALMTLLMLCDKEGGIIAAPSLHPDYRYVWGRDGAYISVALDLFGIRNIPDRFFEFMSKIQNADGSWLQNYYVNGKPRLTAIQIDQIGSILWAMDVHYRLSGDRTFVERYWNMIEKAANYLRLVALNFTPCFDLWEEKFGVFAYTMGAIYAGLKCAYSMSKAVNKRDKVKDWGKTIEFLKHEVPKRFYLEDEERFAKSINPLDKTIDTSILGLSYPFNLIDVDDERMIKTAEAIEKAFKYKVGGIGRYPEDIYFGGNPWIITTLWLSLYYRRLYNVLKEKEDNRADIYLQKSKRLFNWVMKYSFNGLFPEQIHKELGVPMSAIPLGWSNAMFLIYVYENDNVIIP; the protein is encoded by the coding sequence ATGGGCGGAATCGTTGGGAACAATAGTTTATTAGCCAAAATTGGAGATTATGGGGAGATTGAATATCTTTTTTATCCCCAAGTTGGTTATGAAACTCATTTCTTTGACTCTGCATTAGCAGTTTATGACAAAAAAGTAAAGTGGCATTGGGATGAGGATTGGGACATCTCTCAAAAATACATTGAGGAAACGAACATATTCAAAACTATCTTAGAAGATGATAAAATTATATTAACTATTAAAGATTTTGTGCCGATTTCTCACAACGTTCTTATAAGAAGAGTATATATAAAAAATAAACTCGATAAAAAATTAAATTTCAAGCTCTTTTTTTACGAAAATTTGAGGATTGGTGAAAATCCAATAACAAATACCGTTAAATTCTTAGAAGATGGATGTATTGTTAAGTACAATGGGAAATATATTTTCTGTATTGGAAGTGATAAAAAAATAGATTCATTTCAGTGTGGAAATAGATACAGCAAAACAAGTGCTTATATAGACATAGAAAATGGAATATTAAAAGAGCATAAAGAGAGTTCTGGACTATTAACTGACAGTGCCATATCATGGAATATTAAAATTGATGAAAAAAGAAGTTTAGCATTCAACATCTACATACTTCCACAAAGATTTGATGGGGATTTTTCAATAATAACTGAACAACTAAGAATTATAATGAACAACAGTGAAAACATTAAAAATCTCTCAATGAATTATTGGAAAAACATTATTGGAGATATAAAGAGATTTATACATCCTGAACTTAGGCAAAATAGAGAGATATACTCTATAACCAAAAGGGCTTTAATGACACTTTTAATGCTATGTGATAAGGAAGGGGGGATTATAGCTGCTCCATCTTTACATCCCGATTACAGATATGTGTGGGGAAGGGATGGGGCATATATATCAGTTGCCTTAGATTTATTTGGTATAAGGAATATTCCAGATAGATTCTTTGAATTCATGTCAAAGATTCAGAATGCAGATGGTTCATGGCTACAAAACTACTACGTTAATGGAAAGCCACGATTGACAGCAATACAGATTGACCAGATTGGTTCTATATTATGGGCAATGGATGTGCATTATAGATTGAGTGGGGATAGGACGTTTGTTGAAAGATACTGGAATATGATAGAGAAAGCTGCCAACTATTTAAGGTTGGTAGCTTTAAACTTCACTCCCTGCTTTGATTTATGGGAGGAAAAGTTTGGAGTTTTTGCTTATACAATGGGAGCTATTTACGCTGGATTAAAATGTGCGTATAGCATGAGTAAGGCAGTAAATAAGAGGGATAAAGTTAAAGATTGGGGAAAAACCATAGAATTTTTAAAACATGAAGTTCCAAAGAGATTTTATTTAGAAGATGAGGAAAGGTTTGCTAAATCAATAAATCCTTTAGATAAAACTATAGATACAAGCATATTAGGTTTAAGTTATCCTTTCAATTTAATTGATGTTGATGATGAAAGGATGATAAAAACAGCTGAAGCAATTGAAAAAGCTTTCAAATATAAGGTTGGAGGGATTGGAAGATATCCAGAAGATATTTACTTTGGAGGAAATCCATGGATTATAACTACATTATGGCTGTCTTTGTATTATAGAAGGTTATATAATGTTTTAAAAGAAAAAGAAGATAACAGGGCAGATATTTATCTACAAAAATCCAAGAGGTTGTTTAACTGGGTGATGAAATACAGCTTTAATGGGTTGTTTCCAGAACAGATACATAAAGAGTTAGGGGTTCCAATGTCCGCCATCCCTTTAGGTTGGAGCAATGCAATGTTTCTCATCTATGTGTATGAAAATGATAATGTCATAATACCATAA
- a CDS encoding ATP-binding protein: MKFFNREKEIKEILSILEGEPNLIYFIYGSINSGKTTLIKHIIENRLNDNYKVFYINFRTYLISEKREFIEAIFTTKKDDFFEKIKDKSEVLNLITKGAKILTGIPIPEIEFGKLFEEKINDAFQYLNSLLLAVKKSGKKPILIFDELQMIKDVVLNGQKYLLKELFQFLVSLTKEQHLCHVFCLSSDSLFIEYVYNAGELEGRAKYILVDDFDKETTLKFIDFLSKEILNKKLSDEDKELIYNYVGGKPLYIYNVIDEMRYRELKEILNSMLRDETQKLKYFLEDVKEEDEELYKKVVKALKLFKDNYEVEDTAINKKIREFLIRNNVLFLNPQKGTLKPQSFLIWNAINRLL; this comes from the coding sequence ATGAAATTCTTTAATAGAGAAAAAGAAATCAAAGAAATTTTATCAATCTTAGAGGGAGAGCCAAATTTAATTTATTTTATCTACGGCTCTATAAATTCTGGTAAAACTACATTAATAAAACATATCATAGAAAATAGACTAAATGATAATTACAAAGTTTTCTACATTAATTTCAGAACCTACTTAATATCAGAAAAGAGGGAGTTTATTGAAGCTATTTTCACCACTAAAAAAGATGATTTCTTTGAAAAAATAAAGGATAAATCAGAGGTTTTGAACTTAATAACTAAAGGAGCTAAGATTTTAACTGGTATTCCAATTCCTGAAATTGAATTTGGTAAACTATTTGAGGAGAAGATAAACGATGCCTTCCAATACTTAAACAGTTTATTGTTAGCGGTTAAAAAGAGTGGGAAAAAGCCAATTTTAATATTTGATGAACTGCAGATGATTAAAGACGTTGTGTTAAATGGGCAGAAATATTTATTAAAAGAACTATTTCAATTCTTAGTATCTCTAACTAAAGAACAACATCTATGCCATGTTTTCTGCTTAAGCTCTGATAGCTTATTTATTGAGTATGTTTATAATGCTGGAGAGTTGGAGGGGAGGGCTAAATACATTTTAGTTGATGATTTTGATAAAGAAACTACCTTAAAGTTTATAGATTTCCTATCTAAAGAAATCTTAAATAAAAAACTCTCTGATGAAGATAAAGAACTTATCTATAACTATGTAGGGGGGAAGCCGTTATACATCTACAATGTGATTGATGAGATGAGATATAGAGAGTTAAAAGAGATTTTAAATTCAATGCTTAGGGATGAAACTCAGAAGTTAAAGTATTTTTTGGAAGATGTTAAAGAGGAAGATGAAGAGCTTTATAAAAAAGTTGTTAAAGCATTAAAATTATTTAAAGATAATTACGAAGTTGAAGATACTGCAATAAATAAAAAAATTAGAGAGTTTTTAATTAGGAATAATGTTTTATTCTTAAATCCACAAAAAGGAACTTTAAAACCTCAAAGCTTTTTAATCTGGAATGCAATAAATAGATTGTTATAA
- a CDS encoding winged helix-turn-helix domain-containing protein, whose translation MEDMWGKIGETAGKIYHLLEGGEKSLSQIEKILRKEGYNSNVVKMAIGWLAREDKIFVLKDDKKWVIKLK comes from the coding sequence ATGGAAGACATGTGGGGAAAAATAGGAGAAACTGCTGGAAAAATATATCATCTATTAGAGGGAGGAGAAAAATCCCTCTCTCAGATAGAGAAAATCTTAAGAAAAGAGGGTTATAACTCAAATGTTGTAAAGATGGCTATAGGATGGTTAGCAAGGGAAGATAAGATATTTGTACTAAAAGATGACAAAAAGTGGGTAATTAAGCTGAAATAA
- a CDS encoding glycosyltransferase family 4 protein yields MKIAMITWEYPPRIVGGLAIHCKGLAEGLVRNGHEVDVITVGYDLPEYENISGVNVYRVKPITHPHFLTWATFMAEEMEKKLGILGIDKYDVIHCHDWMTHFVGANLKHICRMPYIQSIHSTEIGRCGGLYSDDSRAIHTMEYLSTYESCQVITVSKSLKEEICSIFNTPEDKVKVIYNGINPWEFDINLSWEEKTNFRRSIGVQDDEKMILYVGRLTYQKGVEYLIRAMPKILERHNAKLVIAGSGDMRSYLEDLCYQLGVRHKVVFLGFVNGDMLKKLYKSADIVVIPSVYEPFGIVALEAMAAGTPVVVSSVGGLMEIIQHEVNGVWVYPKNPDSIAWGVDRVLSDWGFKEYIVNNAKKDVYEKYSWDNIAKETVNVYKIAMEMMGR; encoded by the coding sequence ATGAAAATTGCTATGATAACTTGGGAATACCCCCCAAGGATTGTTGGAGGTCTGGCAATTCATTGTAAAGGGTTAGCTGAGGGATTAGTTAGGAATGGGCATGAAGTAGATGTTATAACCGTTGGTTACGACTTACCTGAGTATGAAAATATAAGTGGGGTGAATGTTTATAGGGTTAAGCCAATAACTCATCCACATTTTTTAACCTGGGCTACATTTATGGCTGAAGAAATGGAAAAAAAGTTGGGGATTTTAGGGATTGATAAATATGACGTTATCCATTGCCATGATTGGATGACACACTTTGTTGGGGCTAATTTAAAACATATCTGCAGAATGCCGTATATTCAATCAATACACAGCACGGAGATTGGAAGGTGCGGGGGGTTGTATTCAGATGACTCAAGAGCTATACATACAATGGAGTATCTCTCAACTTATGAATCCTGCCAAGTAATAACCGTAAGTAAATCTTTAAAGGAAGAAATCTGCTCTATATTCAATACCCCAGAAGATAAAGTTAAAGTTATCTACAATGGAATAAACCCATGGGAGTTTGATATTAATTTAAGCTGGGAAGAGAAGACAAACTTTAGGAGGAGTATAGGAGTTCAAGATGATGAAAAGATGATACTATATGTTGGAAGATTGACATATCAAAAAGGGGTTGAGTATTTAATAAGAGCAATGCCAAAAATCCTCGAAAGGCATAATGCAAAATTAGTTATTGCGGGTTCTGGGGATATGAGAAGTTATTTGGAAGATTTATGCTATCAGCTTGGTGTTAGACATAAGGTAGTGTTTTTAGGATTTGTTAATGGAGATATGTTAAAAAAACTCTATAAATCTGCAGATATTGTTGTAATTCCATCAGTTTATGAACCTTTCGGCATAGTAGCATTAGAAGCTATGGCTGCTGGCACACCGGTTGTTGTTAGCTCAGTTGGAGGATTGATGGAAATTATACAGCATGAGGTCAATGGAGTTTGGGTCTATCCAAAAAATCCTGATTCAATTGCCTGGGGTGTGGATAGGGTTTTATCGGATTGGGGATTTAAGGAATATATAGTCAATAATGCTAAAAAGGATGTGTATGAAAAATATAGTTGGGATAATATAGCTAAAGAGACAGTAAATGTCTATAAAATAGCTATGGAAATGATGGGACGATAG
- a CDS encoding glycogen synthase has product MKIAILAPTITPIVSYGGLGDVMRDLPKFLKKGNEVVVLTLNHYNRYFNIPYEVIKKITVIYKGAKITFDVLRTKHPTTGVDLIVFSNESVNNLNVWDPIKYEIFADLVVTYLDDVKDIDVVSGHDWMCGLAIAKCNDILDLPTTLTIHNEAFKGGVVEYKGEVMTFLELGIKHADAVNTVSPTHAEEIKNCPYIKKYLDNKPFCGILNGIDIDEYDPMKIIERMFNLSNNKLDPRNYGYISPYSAEDAYDIKPKIKYSWFYREGIYEYVEDWNKIDKEIWATDVEVYGGINGGIETPLIGFVGRATHQKGFNTMFEAIPELLEKHDIRFVFLTKGDRDIEERLKNLANEYDGKILALIGYSLPLSSLVFAGSDWIIMPSYWEPCGLVQMEAMAYCTPVIATETGGLKDTIIPLHPNPYEHPNFDKATGVLFKVPDKAGFMWGVEHALNWTFYKLNEICMFMQYIRYKCPKHPYDENAPLSMMMKNCYYHVLRNLSWQNSPSIRKYKGLFGGAIYKHFL; this is encoded by the coding sequence ATGAAAATAGCCATTCTTGCTCCAACAATAACTCCTATTGTCTCCTATGGAGGATTGGGGGATGTAATGAGAGATTTGCCAAAATTTTTAAAGAAAGGTAATGAAGTAGTTGTTCTAACTTTAAACCATTATAACAGGTATTTTAACATCCCTTATGAAGTTATTAAGAAAATAACTGTAATCTATAAGGGGGCTAAAATTACATTTGATGTTTTGAGAACAAAACATCCGACGACAGGGGTTGATTTAATTGTATTTAGTAATGAAAGTGTCAATAACTTAAACGTTTGGGATCCTATTAAATATGAGATTTTTGCAGATTTGGTTGTTACTTATTTGGATGATGTTAAAGATATTGATGTAGTGTCTGGACATGATTGGATGTGTGGTTTGGCTATAGCTAAATGTAATGATATCTTAGATTTACCAACAACTTTAACTATACACAACGAAGCTTTTAAGGGAGGGGTAGTTGAGTATAAAGGGGAAGTTATGACATTTTTAGAGTTAGGGATTAAACATGCAGATGCTGTTAATACTGTAAGTCCCACACATGCTGAGGAGATAAAGAACTGCCCTTATATAAAAAAATATTTAGATAACAAGCCATTTTGTGGGATTTTGAATGGGATAGATATCGATGAATATGACCCCATGAAAATAATAGAGAGGATGTTTAATCTCTCAAATAACAAACTCGACCCGAGAAATTATGGTTATATATCTCCTTACTCAGCTGAGGATGCTTATGATATAAAGCCAAAGATAAAATATTCATGGTTTTATAGAGAAGGGATATATGAGTATGTAGAAGATTGGAATAAGATTGATAAAGAAATATGGGCTACTGATGTAGAGGTTTATGGTGGAATAAATGGAGGTATAGAAACTCCATTGATTGGTTTTGTTGGAAGGGCAACACATCAAAAAGGTTTTAACACTATGTTTGAGGCCATTCCTGAGTTGTTAGAAAAACATGATATAAGATTTGTATTTTTAACAAAGGGAGATAGGGATATTGAAGAGAGACTAAAAAATCTTGCAAATGAATATGACGGAAAAATCTTGGCGTTGATAGGCTATAGCCTTCCACTTTCGTCTTTGGTATTTGCTGGGAGTGATTGGATAATTATGCCATCATACTGGGAGCCGTGTGGTTTGGTGCAGATGGAAGCTATGGCATATTGTACTCCAGTTATAGCTACAGAAACTGGAGGGTTGAAAGATACCATAATTCCTCTCCATCCAAATCCTTATGAGCACCCAAATTTTGACAAAGCAACGGGTGTTTTATTTAAAGTTCCAGATAAAGCGGGATTTATGTGGGGGGTTGAACATGCACTAAATTGGACATTCTATAAACTCAATGAGATATGTATGTTTATGCAATACATAAGATACAAATGCCCTAAGCATCCTTACGATGAAAATGCCCCTCTCTCTATGATGATGAAAAACTGCTACTACCATGTGCTTAGAAACTTAAGCTGGCAAAACTCTCCATCTATAAGAAAATATAAAGGCTTATTTGGTGGAGCAATTTATAAGCATTTTTTATAA
- the pgi gene encoding glucose-6-phosphate isomerase, which translates to MLSYDYKNALEVGEISFEDISRVDFTNAYSKLMEKLDNGVVGFREAIYDESLDKYESLNGYKNVVVVGMGGSILGTMAIYYAISPFNNNAYFIDNSDPEKTLSILKKVDLNESIIYIISKSGNTLETLVNYYLIKKRIEKLNSFKGKVVFITNGGKLKREADKNNYDTFSIPENVPGRFSVFTAVGLAPLCSLGIDISKILKGAREMDKICQNEDILKNPALLNGVIHYLYDKRGKDISVIMSYVESLRYFGGWYKQLIGESLGKNGNGITPLLSIGAKDQHSLLQLYMDGKKDKIITFIVAKKYRLDEEIEFEDINDEKISCKYSDIIKHQQKATEIALTNNGVPNVRITLDEINEMAMGALLYMYEMQVGFMGELYNINAYNQPAVEEEKKICWRLIKQP; encoded by the coding sequence ATGCTGAGTTATGATTACAAAAATGCGTTAGAAGTTGGAGAAATAAGCTTTGAAGATATCAGTAGAGTAGATTTTACTAATGCATATTCAAAGTTAATGGAGAAATTGGACAATGGAGTTGTAGGATTTAGAGAGGCTATATATGATGAGAGTTTAGATAAATATGAATCACTTAATGGATACAAAAATGTTGTAGTTGTGGGAATGGGAGGTTCTATATTGGGAACAATGGCTATTTACTATGCAATTTCACCATTTAATAATAATGCCTATTTTATAGATAACAGCGACCCTGAAAAAACCCTCTCAATACTAAAAAAAGTTGATTTAAACGAATCTATAATTTATATTATTAGTAAATCTGGAAACACTTTGGAAACTTTGGTTAATTACTATTTAATTAAAAAAAGGATTGAAAAGCTAAATTCATTTAAAGGAAAAGTTGTTTTTATCACCAACGGTGGAAAATTAAAGAGAGAAGCAGATAAAAATAATTATGATACATTTTCAATCCCTGAAAATGTCCCTGGAAGGTTTTCAGTCTTTACTGCTGTTGGATTAGCCCCTCTATGTTCCTTAGGAATTGATATATCAAAAATACTGAAAGGAGCAAGGGAAATGGATAAAATCTGCCAAAATGAAGATATTCTAAAAAATCCTGCACTTTTGAATGGTGTTATACACTATCTGTATGATAAGAGAGGGAAGGATATTTCAGTTATTATGAGCTATGTTGAAAGCTTGAGATATTTTGGAGGTTGGTATAAACAACTTATTGGAGAAAGTTTAGGAAAAAATGGAAATGGGATAACTCCACTATTATCAATTGGAGCTAAAGACCAGCACTCTTTATTACAGTTGTATATGGATGGAAAGAAAGACAAGATTATAACGTTTATAGTCGCTAAAAAATATAGGTTGGATGAGGAAATAGAATTTGAAGACATAAACGATGAGAAAATCTCTTGCAAATATTCAGATATTATTAAACATCAGCAAAAAGCCACAGAAATAGCTTTAACAAACAATGGAGTCCCAAATGTTAGAATAACCCTTGATGAAATAAACGAAATGGCTATGGGAGCTTTGCTATATATGTATGAGATGCAAGTTGGTTTTATGGGGGAGCTTTATAATATAAATGCCTACAATCAGCCAGCAGTTGAAGAAGAGAAAAAAATTTGTTGGAGATTAATCAAACAGCCATAA